In a single window of the Rhodamnia argentea isolate NSW1041297 chromosome 2, ASM2092103v1, whole genome shotgun sequence genome:
- the LOC115748119 gene encoding eukaryotic translation initiation factor 3 subunit I-like encodes MRPILMKGHERPLTFLKYNREGDLLFSCAKDHTPTVWFADNGERLGTYRGHNGAVWCCDVSRDSKTLITGSADTTAKLWSVQNGTQLFTFNFDSPARSVDFSIGDKLAVITTDPFMELPSAIHVKRIARDPADQTGESVHILRGHQGRIARAVWGPLNTTVISAGEDAIIRVWDSETGKLLRESDKETGHKKAITSLAKSADGSHFVTGSQDKSAKLWDIRTLTLIKTYATERPVNAVTMSPLLDHVVLGGGQDASAVTMTDHRAGKFEAKFFDKILQEEIGGVKGHFGPINALAFNPDGKSFSSGGEDGYVRLHHFDPDYFNIKI; translated from the exons ATGAGGCCGATTCTGATGAAAGGCCACGAGAGGCCACTGACGTTCCTCAAGTACAACCGGGAGGGCGATCTCCTCTTCTCCTGCGCCAAGGACCACACCCCCACCGTCTGGTTCGCGGACAACGGCGAGCGCCTCGGCACCTACCGCGGCCACAACGGCGCCGTCTGGTGCTGCGACGTCTCCC GGGATTCTAAGACGCTGATTACTGGAAGCGCGGACACGACGGCGAAGCTGTGGAGCGTGCAGAACGGGACGCAGCTGTTCACGTTCAATTTCGATTCGCCCGCGAGGTCGGTGGATTTCTCCATCGGCGATAAGCTCGCGGTGATCACCACCGATCCTTTCATGGAGCTGCCTTCGGCTATTCATGTCAAGCGCATTGCCAGAGACCCTGCTGACC AGACTGGTGAGTCTGTCCACATCCTTCGGGGTCATCAAGGAAGAATAGCTCGAGCTGTCTGGGGGCCTCTGAACACGACTGTTATAAGTGCTGGAGAAGATGCTATAATTCGTGTTTGGGACTCTGAG ACTGGGAAGCTTCTCAGAGAGTCAGACAAGGAAACCGGCCATAAAAAGGCGATAACTTCACTTGCAAAGTCCGCTGATGGTTCGCATTTTGTCACTGGTTCACAAGATAAATCTGCCAAG CTATGGGACATCAGGACATTGACTCTTATTAAAACATATGCGACAGAGCGCCCGGTCAATGCAGTTACAATGTCTCCACTTCTTGATCAT GTGGTCCTTGGAGGTGGCCAAGATGCGTCAGCTGTAACCATGACTGATCATCGTGCTGGAAAGTTTGAAGCCAAGTTTTTTGACAAG ATTCTTCAAGAAGAAATTGGAGGTGTGAAGGGACACTTTGGGCCTATTAATGCTTTGGCTTTCAATCCTGATGggaaaag TTTCTCAAGCGGAGGTGAAGATGGTTATGTTAGATTGCATCACTTTGACCCGGATTACTTCAACATCAAGATTTAG